CCAGTGAGCTAAAatccattggtcaatttcaaaattgtgctcAAAAACAAGCAATTAAATGCTGAAATTCTGAAGATGGGTTCCATTTTCCAGTAATTTTACAGCAAAGGTCAACTGAATGAGAACTAACCTGTTGTAGGTTGCAAAGGATCCTGGTTTGCACAGGTAACAATTCTCAGTCTTCCATTAGCTTGGTTAAATCCGAGCCATCCCCAACCGGAACCCTGGACTCCGACTGATGCTTGCGTTAACATgtctttcattttatcaaatgatCCGTAATCTCTTTTAATCAACTCTAAGAGATCTCCAGTTGGGCTGCCACCTCCCTTTGGGCTTAGTACCTGCCAGAATATTGAGTGGTTAATGTGACCACCTCCATTAAACTTCAGGGCAGGCTGGAGCGCGATTATCTGTTCAAcatcatctgcaaataaaaaaaaagattacctGTACTTTGCATATGCAGATTTAAATTGCTTTtggttttatgaaaaaaataaaattcagttaaTGAAGTAACTTTTTATGTAACTATAGACATGATAGACattacaagaatttttttatcaGCTTCTGACTGCACTTGGCACTTTTATATAGATAAAAGAGTTTTATAAGTAACAACTAAGCATCAGCTACACATCCAGTCGGTAGAAAACAGGTAAAAGTGTGATTTACTTTAACTGATAATTATGTGTATGCATACTGTATGTGTCAACAAGAGTCTGTCAAAGGGCAATTTTAAGCATATGTAAACATTCATGTAAACACCTAAGTtcagaattttgtgatttttattaatttatcatttataagCATCTAGTAAGCTGATTTAAGTTAAAGAGAAAATTAAATCTTTACTAGAAGCCCATTATCATTAGTTGGAGTAGAGCATCAGGAATTTATCAATGTCTGAAGTCTCGAGATTTAGACTCAAGACTCTTGAACTAAAAACAAGAGTGTCATACTGTCACATAATAcgccgtctaaatattcagttatgtatcataaaatcatttcaagtagttcaagggccattatccaacagtgcctggggcaatttgggtggttatcgaacttggctgagatattatgcccacaaacaatgtcaccaagtttagtgaagatcggatgaaaactgttagactttgagggtggacaaggctaaattagtatattttgagtaattcaagggccataatccaggagtgccttgggcgatttggctggttatcaaacttggctgagatattatgcccacaaacattatcagcaagtttggtgaagatcagatgaaaactgacTCAgggagcggacaaggctaaaattgcagatttcgagtaattcaaaaGTCATaacccaagagtgcctggggcaatttggctggtaattgaacttggcagagatattatgcccccaacattgtcagcaagtttggtgaagatcggatgaaaactttttgacttagaaagcGGATATGGTTTCTGCCACCTGCCcgccatgggtgttcacataattAGCCCACTCTTGCAGAGACGGGcgtatataaaacaaaaatttagttgCCTTAACTTCCTTCTTATAAATCTGTATACTTTTGGAGCAAATGTCATACTCTTGCCAAATTTCACTAAATCCAATAAAAGATTTACATACTATTATGCAGATTAAAcagaaaatttagcattttaaagtCAAAGTTTTTAAACGTTGATAATGGGCTCTGATTCAAAGGTTCAATTTAAGGTTGCATAAAATTATGTGAATATTAGCGAGAGTGGAATTTAATTTGTCTTTAATCTTTTACCAGTCTGCAAGTACTGGTCTGGAGAATTGTGAGAACTTTGTCAACAGCTGATGAAAAATATATGCATTCAAATAAATCATGTGAAGGATTTTAGTATTCATATGCATAAACAGTATTCATATgcataaacattaaaatattaaattctaAACATCTCTTATTATCTTACTCTCAGCTATAGCTTTTGCCAATTTTTCTTCTGTGGCGTTGAGATTGTTTACATAAGTCTGATGATGCTTCTGGTGGTGAATCTTCATAATTTCACTTGAGATCACTGGTTCCAGTGCCGAGTAGTCATATGGCAAATCTGGCAGGGTGTGTTTCAGCCGGGCACCAGCTGCTCCAAGGGAGCTAACCTTTGGTAGTACCCTGTAATATAACCAACAGCTGTCAGTTGAACGCAAGACTTAGctattcaacaaccttgtcacaaaaacaagagggccaagatggccctaggttgctcacctgagaaacacagcataactgtgtaaacatgtttgacctagtgatttcatagaaacaaatattctgaccaattttcattaagcagtcaggggtgtaatgtttctagttatgtaacctatttcagttactttttcaagcattttataacctgttttacttataaaatatagttaactcaggtaagttattcaaaaaaagtctttttgctgttctcacaaagtgacctataaagtgaaattagtagcagactgtggttaatcaaattctcttttagtctgagcatgacctgataagcataatgggatattaagagttttatctatagctttaaaacttttgcataaaactttatcagccttgccgtaaaaaaatttactgcatagctggaaaaataaaaggtcaaggatttaggaaataattgcattagtctcattcaaaatgaggaattggcacaggagggctttgtaatattttatgataactgaaacaagttatgaatgtttaagcaataactcaattgggttataaactgcgataacttgaaacagttacacccctgattgttaagattggaccaaaaatgtggtctcttaagtgtaaacaagtattttcttccatttgacctagtgacctagtttttaagccaagatgacctacattcgaacttgacctagatttgatcaaggcaatcattctgaccgaatttcatgaacctcaattgaaaaatacagcctctatcacatacaaaacatttttctttgatttgtcctagcaacctagttttttttataccagatgaccaatattcgaacttgaccttaatttcataaaggctatcattctgacaaaatttcatgaagatcagttgaaaaatacagcctctatcacatacacaaggtttctctttgatttgacctagtgacctagtttttgattcaagaTGATCCAAATTCGAGTCTGACCTAGACtttataaaggcaatcattctgaccaaaatccgtgaagatcaattgaaaaatacagcctctatcgcatacacaatgtttttctttgatttgacctagtgacttagtttttgaacgcagatgacccattttcgaacttggcctagatttcatcaaggttatcattctgaccaaaattcatggagatcaaatgaaaaatacagcctttatcgcatacaaaaggtttttctttgatttgacctagtgacctagtttttgactccagatgatccattttagaatctggcctagatttcatcaaggtaatcattttgacaaaaatttcatgaagatcagttgaaaaatacagtctctatcgcatacacaaggtttttctttgatttgacctagtgacctagttttttttttaacccagatgaccctaaatcgaacatgacctagattttacaaagccaatcattctgaccaaaagtcatgaagatcaattgaaaaatacagcctctatcgcatatacaaggtttttctttgatttgaacttgtgacctagtttttgaccacagatgacccattttcgaactgggcctagtattcatcaaggtaatcattctgactaaatttcatgaaaatcagttgaaaaatacagcctctatcgcatacacaaggtttttctttgatttgacctagtgacctagtttttgaccccatatgacccattttcgaacttggcctagacttcatcaaggcaatcattctgacaaagtttcatgaagatcagttgaaaaatacagcctttattgcatacacaagctaaatgttgacagacgactggcagacgacagacagacgatggacgccagacatcgagcgatcaaaaAAACTCacagtgagctaaaaagttaacagttaactgaatgaaaatagaaaatccCCTAAGTTGAATACTGTTTGAGATACATGCCACATACacttgtatgccctttatgcatattttttgacAGTCATGGGCCAAAACTGGTCTGACAAAAATCTGGAACAAAAAAATCCCAGGTTCACAATTTTACATGCTGaaaaatattcctgtaatgtttcatgaccctaggtcaaacaCCTTTAGAGATATGaacaacaagagctccgccaagcggggcaatatatgcccgaagggttacatcataggatgggagcaaaatttaaagaacttgactgttgtagcccaaaggactggaacaacaaaaggaaaacttcaaaaaaacaaatctaagtccacaaaaaaaatccaaagtccacaaaaaaaaatccttatcacgtacaggtatgtaaaaatacacctaaaattggagggaccatccatgttgtaccacagaaaagtggtctcggtttttcatTACGGtcaacaataaaaaagtttcaaaataagctatttatagtaacataaaagggaagtaattaaaaaaaaaattattgtaagtgaacaaaaaaagagatctgccaaattaaaacaagagtactgcaatgcagagcaatatacacaaagcaaagtcatatatgacctttgacccttaagtgtgaccctgaccttgaagcaagtcatccggaacatgcgctctgcacgtcgtctcagtgtggtgaaaatttctgccaagtttctttgaaatccttccagcagttcaagagttacagagcggacacgaaacaaactgatatgacatttgacccctaagtgtgaccttgaccttgaagggagtcatccggaacatgcgctctgcacgtcatcttggtgtggtcaacatttgtgtcaagtttcttttaaatccttcaaggggttcaagagttacagagcggacgtGAAACAAACTGGTAtaacctttgactcctaagtgtgaccttgaccttgaagcgagacatctaaaacatgcgctctgcacgttgtctcggtgtggtgaacatttgtgtgaagtttccttgaaatccttcaatgggttcaagagttacagagcagacacgaaattgctaacggacagacggacggacggacggactgacagacggacaccagcgtcataacataatacatcccttcgggcgtataacaaaAACTATATGCCCTTTTAAGTATACTGTTGACttaaagtcaagggccataactgtggtctgGCTGAGCGACATCTCTAACAAAACTgatcacatgctgaataatatacCTGTTATATTTCATCATcgtgggtcaaatacttttttataacCGCAAGTTCCACATCTCTAGgtaatatattttgaattaatatgCATGGTGCATATTTGAATTGACACACGCATATGTATGGACAAGTACCACCACACCCATCCCCCGAAAATGTAAGGGCACAAAAAATGCCAATgacatattttgaatatgtattttatgaaagaaaatatgttcaGTGTCATAAAAgcaattttaaaagaatatgatTCAATGCATCATACATAAAAAGGTAGTAGGCCTATAAATTTCCAAAACTAACATATGACTGGTCTATCCTATATAGGATTATTACTTAAGTCATATGTGACTCAATTACGACCACAATTAGACTTGTGCtgcctttaaattttattgtgtTAACCTCGAAATATTAATAGTATTAACATGTGTCAATTGTTTACAGGTATTTCACTGATAAATGCACCAAATAAATCCAGTGTGCCAATGTAGTCTTTAGTAAACTACATTAGAGTCGAGTCGGCAAATTTCGTACACGTGTAATATTTCGTAGTTTCAGTACTTCCCACACACAGTCCTTCCTTTCTTATTGTATCTTACTAGGATTGAGATCTACAAAAACCTGTCAATCTATTGTTTGTTATGCATATTTTCACTCCGATGATgcgtatctatctatctatttatactgcatcactcctctttatgagtattacgtgcagctgcgcgcctgtacaagaaatttaaaagtagaatggacaggagaataaaagtaatacacgaaaGTAATACACGtatgtattgcaagcatgaatacagttgatagtgttaaaaacaagaaggatttacagacaaaagcagtttaaaaacaggtctatcatgttgagtactgtgtgcaagtttggtcacaccctgctaaaactggttcagggtgggggcttgcacaagttgtactggaagggaattccaaagcactatggtagttggaaaaaaaaaagagtacttatagtaattacagggagagAGGATCTGGGTacaggagtggggatgcatatgtcttgttaggcGGGATtggggggctgacatagggaggaagtggtacagcaaccaaaccattcactattttgtagaacataaggacTAGGAGGcatgaatcagatctcctattttCAAGGGTACACCATCTCAGCTGACTTAGCATGtatgtgacactgctgtaaggtaagtagtcatgattaacccatcgcgctgccctccgctgaatcattttGATCTGGTGGATGTTATGTTGGGTATAACGGCTCCAGACACAGCTAGCATATTCCAGCTGTGGCCTTACTAGGGCTTTATAAATAAGCTACTTCCCGAACTTTGGGTTTCTGCATGGGATATTTCGCCtaatgaagttaagtgttcgggtagctttggacgtgactaaattgatgtgtttattccagttaagatctgaggatatagtgaccccaagatactttgcatcaggaactgtttccaagacttggccatggagtgtatactttgatttgaaaggtttttttgaccttgttatgttcataactgtgcattttgaggggttaaactccatgtcccacttactttcccataaCTGTAACCTATTCaagtcttgctggaggatgttttcttgggcaCGACTATTTACCGCTACATAAATTTTACagacagcagtgtcatcggcgaataaacGGACCtgtaaaatcagattttcaggcaggtcatttatgtagagtaagaatagaagggggcgtaggacggagccctgtgggactcTGGACGTTACTGGAACTTCATCTGATGCTTCACCATTCACAAGCACGGACTGGCGCCTGCCAATCAAGAAAGACTTGACCCATTGCAACGTGGTGCCTTGAACACCATGTTAATAAAGTTTGTACAGAAGTTTCAGATGGTtaaccttgtcgaatgctttagagaagtccagaAGGATTAAGTCCATCTGGTGGCCTTGAATTAAGTTTCGAGATAGATCTTCTACAAGTTCAAGTAACTGAGTTTCGCATGACCTTTTCTCTCTgaacccatgctgtaggtcatagaggATGTTGTTAACCTGGAAATGCTTGGTAATATTAGAGGCTATGATGTGTTCCAGTAACTTACAAAGAATACAAGTTAGAAAAATAGGCCGGTAATTTGCAGGATTGCTTTTGTCGCCCTTCATAAACAGAGGAGTGACATTGGCCTTGGACCAGTCAGCTAGGATAGTGCCCATGTCAAGGGACGTTTGAAAGAGCTTAGTGACTAGTGGTGAGATTTGTTCACTAAGATTTTTAAGAAGGATTGGCTTAAGACCATCGGGACCACATGCTTTGTCTATTTTAAGGGACGAGAGGAGTTTATGAACACCATTAATGCCGACAGTGACCATTGGCATTAGGGGATATTTTGGCTGGTAATCAGTTGGTATAGAGAGTAGAGACTGCACTTCCATTTTACAGAGTTTGCCTAATTTGAGAGGTGACATTGGGGTGAATACAGATTGGAATTGACGATTGAGGATACTGGCTTTCTTTTTGTCATCCGTATGAAATTGACTTTTTTCTAGGAGAAGGGAAATGCCTTGGGAATCTTGCTTGGCACTTTTGGCAAGGGAGAAAAGTTTCTTGCAAGAGAAGTTTTGATCTGTTTGGGGGTTATCCGAATCATCTCGACATTCAAGGACATAATCTTAGATATAATGTAGCTGTCATGAGCTTGATATTTTTCCTAAcaagatatttaaaatttatgtaatgttgTTTGACCTTTAGATTTGTGTTATTTTTGACCTTTTGGAACATcttattttgttttctaaatcGACGTTTAATGCTTCGGGTAATCCATGGTAGTTGGGGTCTTGAGCCTATTCTCTTGGTTGGAATGAATAGATTCATACCTTCAGATAGTACCTGTCTTTGAATTCTGACCATAGGTCTTCAACTAACCGTATGTTATAACCTTTAAACAGGGAAGGGGTTTAGACTTTATGAACTGCTGAAATTTTGACAAGTCTGCTTTTTTATATAAGTGAACTAGGCGGGGTACCATTTTATTGAACCTTGGCTTAACATCTGAGTGCACTTGTTCTATATGATGATCAGAAATTCCTGCCGTAGTGTTTACATGCTTGACCAGAGTTGGGTTTGAGGTTACAAGGAAGAGGTCTAAAGTGTTGTTTAACCTTGTAGGAAGACTAACCATTTGTTGGAGGGAGAAATCATTTATGACAGAC
This is a stretch of genomic DNA from Mercenaria mercenaria strain notata chromosome 4, MADL_Memer_1, whole genome shotgun sequence. It encodes these proteins:
- the LOC128556512 gene encoding superoxide dismutase [Mn], mitochondrial-like — its product is MLSAQSVKLAKVLPKVSSLGAAGARLKHTLPDLPYDYSALEPVISSEIMKIHHQKHHQTYVNNLNATEEKLAKAIAENDVEQIIALQPALKFNGGGHINHSIFWQVLSPKGGGSPTGDLLELIKRDYGSFDKMKDMLTQASVGVQGSGWGWLGFNQANGRLRIVTCANQDPLQPTTGFTPLFGIDVWEHAYYLQYKNVRPDYVKAIFDVANWEEVGNRLAQARLNA